The genomic window ACTGGTCGGACGACAGCATGCTGGCCTGATCGCTCTCGAAGCTGGAATCCCAGACATCAGGAGCCATGGTCGAGTAGCTCATGGGGAGCTCTGCGTGGTAGTCGCCGCAGCATGAGCACGTGAAACCGAGATCGTTAGACATGGCGCGAGACTAGCGACCGCATAGAGAGCGGGGCTGGCCCGGGTCACCAGCACCCGCTGGTCGCACGCCGGCGTCGTCGCCCAATCCCGGTTCGCTTGCCCCGTCTGGTCAAACTTCGATGAGACGAACAGGCCGCTCGTCAATCTTCGGTGAGACCGGTGAATCTTCGCTGAGACAGGACAGGGCGGCCGAGGTGATGGTTCTTGTCAGACGATAGTTCCCGATATATCGTTGAGTCATCGCGACAGATCAACGACAGAGTCGCGTGACACCGCACAGGAGAGGAGCGCAGTCATGCGTTCACATGGACATGAACACGGATGCGGCCCCGGGCGCCGAGGCGCCGGCAGGGGAGAATTCGACGGAGGCCGCCCCGCCTTCGGCCCCTTCGGCCCGCCCTTCGGTGGCGGGCCCTTCGGCGGCGGCGGCGGGCGTGGCCGGGGAGGCGGCCGGGGGAGGGCCAGGCGTGGTGACGTACGTGCGTCGATCCTGACGCTGCTCAAGGACCGTTCGATGCACGGGTACGAGATGATCCAGGAGATCGGTGAGCGCAGTGGAGGGGCCTGGCGGCCCAGTCCCGGCTCTGTGTACCCCACGCTCCAGCTGCTGGAGGACGAGGGTCTGATCGTCAGTGCGAGTGAGGGTGGCAAGAAGTTGTTCACCCTGACCGAGGCGGGCCGCACGGAGGCCGAGTCCGGCCCCGACGCACCCTGGGAGGAAGCCGGGCGCGGGGTCGACTGGGAGGGCGTGAACGAGATCCGGCAGGCCGGTTTCGGTCTGATGGAGGCGTTCGGCCAGGTCTGGAAGACCGGCTCCGCCGGCCAGCGGCAGAAGGCCCTGACCGTGATCGGCGACGCGCGGAAGAAGCTGTACCTGATCCTCGCCGACGAGGACTGAGTCATGAGGCTTCGCCGAACATCCGAGAGGGGCCCCGTCCGTGGGGCCCCTTGTGCGTCCCGGTGGCGGGAAATGCTCTCCGTGATGGCGTGATCTCATCCAGAAGGATGAGGAACCCCCGGTGGCCCCAGCCTTCTGCGGGATGCCGGATAGGCCGTACCGGGGATGTTTTCGCTCCCCGGGGCTGATGAGGTGGAGTGGTGCAGTTCCGGACACGAGGTACCCCCGAGCAGATCCCGCCGAACCATCCGCGCCCCGATGCCGCGCTGAGTCCCGCCATGACGGCGGTGGCCGGCGGCGCGCGGAGGCGCGCCCTGCGCGACGGTGACCGCCGCGTCGACACGGCCCATCTCCTGCACTCCCTCGTCGAGTCGGATGATGCGGTGCGGGACGTGTTCGGCGGAGCGCCGCAGCTGGCTCGGGTGCTCGGTTACCTCGTGCAGCGCAGTATCGGATACGGCCTCCGGTGGCAGGGTGCGCGGGAGGCTTCGGGTGCGGTGCCGGTCGTGCGGACGCCCACCGGCGAAGGCTGGTCGTCTCCGGCGGCCGAAGCGCTGGAGCGGGCGGCCCGGGGCGCCGCCCGGCGCGGACGGTCCCACGCCGACGGACTGGATCTGCTGGCCGCGCTGCTCGCGGATCCCCGGTGCCGGGCGGTCGAGGTGCTGGAGCGGGCCGGGGTCGAGGTCGCGGAGCTGGCCTCCCGCACCGAGGCCCGGCTGACCGCGGGGGAGACGCCATGGTGATCATGGCCACGTAAATGACAGGTGTATCAGGGGTGACGCTGCTGACCGCTGCTGCCATGATGTGCCGATGCACGCGTCTCAGGGGAGAAGCGCCGGACTGGGCCTGGCCCTTGCCTCGGCTCTCGCATTCGGTGGTTCGGGGGTCGCGGCCAAGCCGCTGATCGAGGCGGGGCTCGGCCCGCTGCACGTGGTGTGGCTCAGAGTGGCCGGCGCCGCACTCGGCATGCTGCCGGTCGCCTGGCGGCACCGGAATCTCGTGCGCGAGCGGCCGGCCCTGCTGGCGGGGTTCGGGCTGTTCGCCGTCGCCGGTGTCCAGGCCTGTTATTTCGCCGCGATCTCGCGCATCCCGGTCGGGGTGGCCCTGCTCGTCGAATACTTGGCTCCCGCCCTCGTCCTCGGCTGGGTGCGGTTCGTCCAGCGCCGCGCCGTCACCAGGGCAGCCGCCGTCGGAGTGGTGCTCGCGGTCGGCGGGCTCGCCTGCGTCGTCGAGGTGTGGTCGGGGCTCGGCTTCGACGCGATGGGCCTGCTGCTCGCGCTCGGTGCGGCCTGCTGCCAGGTGGGGTACTTCGTCCTGTCGGATCAGGGTGCCGGGCACGGGGACACGGCGGATACCGAACCCCCGCACCCCTTCGGGGTGATCGCGTACGGACTGCTGGCGGGCGCCGTCGTGCTGACGGCCGTCGCCAGGCCGTGGGGCATGGACTGGGCGGTGCTCGGAGGCGACGCGGTCATGGACGGGCACGGCGTCCCGGCATGGGTCCTGCTCGGCTGGATCGTCCTGCTCGCGACGGTGCTGGCCTACGTCACCGGTGTGGTGTCGGTGCGCCTGCTCTCGCCCCAGGTGGCGGGGGTCGTCGCGTGCCTGGAGGCGGTCATCGCGACCGTGCTCGCCTGGGTGCTGCTCGGTGAACACCTCTCGGCGCCGCAGCTGGCGGGCGGTGCCGTGGTCCTGATCGGGGCCTTCATCGCCCAGTCGTCCGCGCCCAAGCCGCCGACGGGGCCTGTCGCGTCGGGGCCGGGTCTGCTGGGCGCCGAGGCGGTCGGGGCCCGGGAGCCGACCGGCCCCGAGGGGGAACTGCCGCGCCGGACGGGACAGCCCTCAGGCCGCCCGTCGCCCGGCGAGGCGGTGCCCTGCTCACCGGAGGGCCGGTCCAAGCCCCCGCGCTCCGAGTCCTGGTGACGAAGGCTCAGAGGGCTGCGAGGTAGCCCGGAACCCGGATCGCGGGGTCGAGGTCGTCGGACGGGACAGGTGTCCCGTAGGTCCTGGCCACCGGAACCACGCCTGCCCAGTGGGGGAGGGAGAGGTCCTCCGGTTCGTCACTCGGGCCGCCCGTGCGGATCTTCGCGGAGACCTCGTCGAGGTCGATCCGGATCACCGCGGTCGCCGCGAGTTCCTTCGTGTCCGCAGCCCGCGAGTCCTTCGACCTGCCGGGCACGGCCTGGTCGACGATGGCGTCGAGCGCGACACGCCGCTCCTGCGGGTCCGTCACGGTGCTGGCGATCCCATGGACCACCACGGAGCGGTAGTTCATCGAGTGGTGGAAGGCGGAGCGGGCCAGCACGAGGCCGTCGACGTGTGTGACCGTCAGGCAGACGGGGAGGCCGGGGTCGGCCGCGCCGGCCGCGCGGAGCGGGCGTGATCCCGTCGAGCCGTGCACGTACAGCCGCTCGCCGATCCGGCCGAACAGCGTCGGCAGCACGACCGGCGCGCCGTCGCGGACGAAGCCCAGATGGCACAGGTAGGCCGCGTCGAGTATCGCGTGGACGGTCTCCTTGTCGTACGAGGCGCGCTCCCTGGAGCGGCTCGGCACCGTGCGGTCCGTCGGCTCGTAGGCCACTGCTCCGGAGGCGGCGGGGCTGGGGGTGTCCGGCATTTGCTCACTCCATTGCGCTAGTGCATAATAATGTTTGTGCTAGGAGAGTATCGGATCAGTGGGCGGGGCGCATCGGACATTTCCGCGAGCGTGGAGCACGGGGTGGCCTCGGGTGACCTCGCACCCGGTCATGTGCTCCCGCCCATGCGGGCGTTGGCGCTCCAACTCGGGGTCAACCCGAACACGGTGGCCGCCGCGTACCGCATGCTGCGGGAGCGCGGAGTCATCGAGACGGCGGGCAGGCGGGGAAGCAGGGTGCGTCCGCGCCCGGCCAGCACGGCGCGCGGTTCCCTCCGGGTGGAGGCCCCTCCCGGCGTGCGTGAACTGGGTGACGGCAATCCGGACCCGGCGCTG from Streptomyces sp. NBC_01341 includes these protein-coding regions:
- a CDS encoding pyridoxamine 5'-phosphate oxidase family protein — translated: MPDTPSPAASGAVAYEPTDRTVPSRSRERASYDKETVHAILDAAYLCHLGFVRDGAPVVLPTLFGRIGERLYVHGSTGSRPLRAAGAADPGLPVCLTVTHVDGLVLARSAFHHSMNYRSVVVHGIASTVTDPQERRVALDAIVDQAVPGRSKDSRAADTKELAATAVIRIDLDEVSAKIRTGGPSDEPEDLSLPHWAGVVPVARTYGTPVPSDDLDPAIRVPGYLAAL
- a CDS encoding EamA family transporter, which encodes MHASQGRSAGLGLALASALAFGGSGVAAKPLIEAGLGPLHVVWLRVAGAALGMLPVAWRHRNLVRERPALLAGFGLFAVAGVQACYFAAISRIPVGVALLVEYLAPALVLGWVRFVQRRAVTRAAAVGVVLAVGGLACVVEVWSGLGFDAMGLLLALGAACCQVGYFVLSDQGAGHGDTADTEPPHPFGVIAYGLLAGAVVLTAVARPWGMDWAVLGGDAVMDGHGVPAWVLLGWIVLLATVLAYVTGVVSVRLLSPQVAGVVACLEAVIATVLAWVLLGEHLSAPQLAGGAVVLIGAFIAQSSAPKPPTGPVASGPGLLGAEAVGAREPTGPEGELPRRTGQPSGRPSPGEAVPCSPEGRSKPPRSESW
- a CDS encoding PadR family transcriptional regulator, producing MRSHGHEHGCGPGRRGAGRGEFDGGRPAFGPFGPPFGGGPFGGGGGRGRGGGRGRARRGDVRASILTLLKDRSMHGYEMIQEIGERSGGAWRPSPGSVYPTLQLLEDEGLIVSASEGGKKLFTLTEAGRTEAESGPDAPWEEAGRGVDWEGVNEIRQAGFGLMEAFGQVWKTGSAGQRQKALTVIGDARKKLYLILADED
- a CDS encoding Clp protease N-terminal domain-containing protein → MQFRTRGTPEQIPPNHPRPDAALSPAMTAVAGGARRRALRDGDRRVDTAHLLHSLVESDDAVRDVFGGAPQLARVLGYLVQRSIGYGLRWQGAREASGAVPVVRTPTGEGWSSPAAEALERAARGAARRGRSHADGLDLLAALLADPRCRAVEVLERAGVEVAELASRTEARLTAGETPW